The Haloarcula laminariae genome includes a window with the following:
- a CDS encoding VirB4 family type IV secretion system protein — translation MRNVILQTSGGALGSVAGWLQNLTPAESAVLALAVGLGLGVGSKYLWDRFTADDEPDVDFVDVLDEETLKEGEAERQLLDDISESHKTVTAPGAIEWETRAARVGEQWTTTLYIANYADYPNDGYLSDLFELTDVEFDLTAHITPKNQERARNELQDIADDLQVDADLEQSIRSAYLQERANEAAATYKAVENGANVFDQGMFITVRADEKDELRDAVQTVKSALRDDPSNLTPKTAICRQDLALQSAAPIGDNEFGRTSIALGGAIGALLSSPHNATILEEGGVEFGIHKDNQSPVVIDPFARDNGYAMFTVGDTGSGKSFSSKQNFIRSIEQSKDRIGIILEPLNNWAGVSEALDAKRITVGGTLGLNPLEIRETPEHVQRAMGEDASPFNEKLDDAMSFLTNFFALRGISLGDRRTTLELALKRAYQRNGITDDISTHSNSSPTIREMMDVFEDMVDDPEEFVVRSDEEAGKIKEDATWLLDQLRPFEDDGRHANLGQESDFDIRDEKVIYLDLAQQEGSVDSSTALTMQLLISLVYERAKVSEKEVVFYIDEARYIMQDAASLAFLETVFRHHRHHDLSIRLVTQTVDEFFEHAESEAILDQCAVKQFHRLDGMDKEWADEFGLNYAQMRFVQDAVPGNEDAGFSEALVGVDGEWRGIQVKAMPKEKQVIDFEPTEQRRDSLPGTGENAVDAEVQAFQDDIESRATDNGQRPPERTPTETDGGETGGDDDA, via the coding sequence ATGCGTAACGTGATCCTCCAGACCAGTGGTGGTGCGCTTGGCTCCGTCGCCGGGTGGCTCCAGAATCTGACGCCAGCAGAGAGTGCAGTACTTGCCCTTGCAGTGGGTCTCGGCCTTGGCGTCGGCAGTAAGTACCTCTGGGACCGCTTCACCGCGGATGATGAACCAGACGTGGACTTCGTGGACGTCCTCGACGAGGAGACACTCAAAGAAGGTGAGGCCGAACGCCAACTCCTCGACGATATCTCCGAGTCGCACAAAACGGTCACCGCGCCCGGAGCTATCGAGTGGGAAACGCGAGCCGCACGAGTCGGGGAGCAGTGGACGACGACGCTGTATATCGCTAACTATGCCGACTATCCCAACGACGGGTATCTGAGCGACCTCTTCGAGCTGACCGATGTCGAATTCGACCTCACTGCCCACATCACGCCGAAAAATCAGGAGCGAGCCCGGAACGAACTGCAGGACATCGCTGACGACCTTCAGGTCGATGCTGATCTCGAACAGAGTATCCGGAGCGCCTATCTACAAGAACGCGCCAACGAGGCCGCAGCGACGTACAAGGCCGTCGAGAACGGCGCGAATGTCTTCGACCAGGGGATGTTCATCACCGTGCGGGCCGACGAGAAGGACGAGCTCAGAGATGCCGTCCAGACGGTCAAGAGTGCGCTCCGTGACGACCCGTCGAACCTCACGCCGAAGACCGCAATTTGCCGGCAGGATCTCGCCCTCCAGTCCGCCGCGCCCATCGGCGACAACGAGTTCGGCCGGACGTCGATTGCGCTCGGCGGCGCCATCGGCGCGTTGCTGTCTTCACCGCACAACGCGACGATCCTCGAGGAGGGCGGCGTCGAGTTCGGGATTCACAAGGACAACCAGAGCCCCGTGGTCATCGACCCGTTCGCCCGAGATAACGGGTACGCGATGTTCACCGTGGGCGACACCGGCTCGGGGAAGTCGTTCAGCTCGAAGCAGAACTTCATCCGCTCCATCGAGCAGAGCAAGGATCGCATCGGCATCATCCTCGAACCGCTGAACAACTGGGCTGGTGTCTCGGAAGCCCTCGACGCCAAACGAATCACGGTTGGCGGGACGCTCGGCCTCAACCCCTTGGAAATCCGCGAGACGCCCGAGCACGTCCAGCGAGCGATGGGTGAGGACGCCAGTCCGTTCAACGAGAAACTCGACGACGCGATGAGCTTCCTCACGAACTTCTTCGCCCTCCGGGGTATCTCACTGGGAGATCGGCGCACCACGCTCGAACTCGCCCTCAAACGTGCCTACCAGCGCAACGGGATCACCGACGACATCTCGACGCACAGCAATTCGAGTCCGACCATCCGCGAGATGATGGACGTGTTCGAAGATATGGTCGACGACCCCGAGGAGTTCGTCGTCCGGTCCGACGAGGAGGCCGGAAAGATCAAAGAGGACGCAACGTGGTTGCTCGATCAGCTTCGCCCCTTCGAGGACGACGGTCGCCACGCCAATCTCGGCCAGGAGTCCGACTTCGACATCCGGGACGAGAAGGTGATCTACCTCGACCTCGCCCAGCAGGAGGGCAGCGTCGACAGCAGCACGGCGCTGACGATGCAGCTACTCATCTCGTTGGTGTACGAACGGGCGAAGGTTTCGGAGAAGGAGGTCGTGTTCTACATCGACGAAGCGCGCTACATCATGCAAGACGCTGCGAGTCTGGCGTTCCTCGAAACGGTGTTCCGGCACCACCGCCACCACGACCTCTCGATTCGGCTGGTCACCCAGACCGTCGACGAGTTCTTCGAGCACGCCGAAAGCGAAGCTATCCTCGATCAGTGTGCCGTCAAGCAGTTCCATCGGCTGGACGGAATGGACAAGGAGTGGGCCGACGAGTTCGGGCTGAACTACGCACAGATGCGGTTCGTCCAGGACGCCGTTCCTGGCAACGAAGATGCTGGCTTCTCCGAGGCACTGGTCGGCGTCGACGGCGAGTGGCGTGGAATCCAGGTCAAAGCGATGCCCAAGGAGAAGCAGGTCATCGACTTCGAGCCAACCGAGCAACGGCGAGACTCACTCCCCGGGACTGGTGAGAATGCTGTGGACGCGGAGGTGCAAGCGTTCCAGGACGATATTGAAAGCCGAGCGACCGACAACGGACAACGCCCACCTGAGCGGACGCCAACAGAGACTGATGGCGGCGAAACGGGAGGTGACGACGATGCGTGA
- the xseB gene encoding exodeoxyribonuclease VII small subunit, whose translation MANDQEIHDRLARVEEIIEQLDAEECDLDEGTRLHEEGQELLAEVREILDNGRGEVVELE comes from the coding sequence GTGGCAAACGACCAAGAGATCCACGACCGGCTGGCCCGTGTCGAAGAAATCATTGAGCAGCTCGATGCGGAGGAGTGTGACCTCGATGAAGGGACAAGGCTCCACGAGGAAGGTCAGGAACTCTTGGCCGAGGTGCGAGAAATCCTCGACAACGGGCGTGGAGAGGTCGTGGAACTCGAGTAG
- the xseA gene encoding exodeoxyribonuclease VII large subunit, protein MADAPDTERQATEPDTGEVLSVTELNDRIAAVVEEAPALDGVRCIGEVTDLHQNSTALYFTLTDGDAELPCMIWANRYRTMDADLEDGTEVILEGDIDYWTEGGKIDLKPWEVIVVGDGDQAAAVERLQSELGERGWFDDDQKQRPPAFPERVGVVTSLRGDARYDIQNAIHEQDPTVDILVKDATVQGSEAPTSIANGIHHLDRSEDIDAVIVGRGGGSDSNLQAFNTERVAEAIFTANAPIVTAIGHTDDRLIADQVADVATITPTAAGEYIVNSREEFFAGEVKPLAQQLDAAYETFQQEHEHERKLAEAVDEAAAPEGLPSVYYKAAIAVLLLLLLAITGLWLGVI, encoded by the coding sequence ATGGCGGACGCACCGGATACCGAACGGCAGGCAACTGAACCCGATACAGGAGAGGTCCTCAGCGTTACAGAGCTGAACGACCGGATTGCGGCGGTCGTCGAGGAAGCGCCTGCCCTCGACGGTGTCCGCTGTATTGGCGAGGTCACGGATCTCCATCAGAACAGTACTGCACTCTATTTCACCCTCACTGACGGCGACGCAGAACTCCCCTGCATGATCTGGGCGAACCGCTATCGGACGATGGATGCTGACCTCGAGGACGGAACGGAGGTCATCCTCGAAGGCGATATCGACTACTGGACAGAGGGTGGGAAAATCGACCTCAAGCCGTGGGAGGTGATCGTCGTCGGCGACGGCGACCAAGCAGCTGCCGTCGAGCGACTGCAAAGTGAACTCGGGGAACGTGGTTGGTTCGACGACGACCAGAAACAGCGCCCGCCGGCGTTTCCAGAGCGGGTTGGGGTCGTAACCTCCCTCCGCGGCGATGCCCGCTATGACATCCAGAACGCGATCCACGAACAGGACCCTACCGTCGACATCCTGGTGAAGGACGCCACCGTCCAAGGGTCGGAGGCGCCCACGTCCATCGCGAACGGCATCCACCATCTCGACCGCTCGGAGGACATCGACGCGGTCATCGTCGGTCGTGGCGGTGGGAGTGATTCGAACCTCCAAGCGTTCAACACCGAGCGGGTCGCGGAGGCGATCTTCACCGCGAACGCCCCGATCGTCACGGCGATCGGGCATACTGACGACCGGTTAATCGCCGATCAGGTCGCGGATGTAGCGACGATCACGCCGACGGCCGCTGGCGAGTATATCGTGAATTCCCGCGAGGAGTTCTTCGCGGGCGAGGTCAAGCCGCTGGCACAGCAACTCGACGCCGCGTACGAAACCTTCCAGCAAGAGCATGAACATGAACGGAAGCTTGCCGAAGCAGTCGACGAGGCGGCCGCACCCGAGGGCCTCCCGTCGGTCTACTACAAGGCCGCAATCGCTGTGCTACTGTTGCTGTTGTTGGCCATCACTGGGCTTTGGTTGGGGGTGATCTAA
- a CDS encoding DUF1931 domain-containing protein, with translation MSDLIVKAAVKDTLSDHNVSADFYDALNEEVAELLDDAAKRAEANDRKTVQPRDL, from the coding sequence ATGTCTGACCTAATCGTCAAAGCAGCCGTGAAGGACACACTCTCGGACCACAACGTCTCGGCGGATTTCTACGATGCGCTCAACGAAGAGGTCGCCGAACTGCTCGACGACGCCGCAAAGCGTGCCGAGGCCAACGACCGAAAGACTGTCCAGCCCCGCGACCTGTAG
- a CDS encoding metal-dependent transcriptional regulator has protein sequence MLSAIMEDYLKAIYYLQDETDERVRTSTLAEHMDVEQPSVTSMVKKLAERDFVHYEPYKGVVLTDTGIRIALEIIRHHRLLERYLTERLEYDWAEVHDEADRLEHHISSQFADRIAEQLGNPAVDPHGDPIPTADLDVSPPQSGETLADQQVGEKVRIERVPDHDPDLLRYLSEHGITPTTVVEIVETTSFGMVTLDPDGTDERVALPEEVARIITTQTLTGASN, from the coding sequence ATGCTGAGCGCCATCATGGAGGACTATCTCAAAGCGATCTATTACCTCCAAGACGAAACGGATGAACGGGTGCGGACCTCGACGCTCGCTGAGCATATGGACGTAGAACAACCCTCAGTCACCAGTATGGTGAAAAAATTGGCCGAGCGCGATTTTGTCCATTACGAACCTTACAAGGGCGTTGTACTCACAGACACTGGAATTCGTATCGCTCTCGAAATCATTCGCCATCATCGGCTCTTAGAACGATACCTGACGGAGCGCCTCGAGTACGATTGGGCTGAGGTACACGACGAAGCAGATCGCCTCGAACACCATATCAGTAGTCAATTTGCCGACAGAATTGCAGAGCAGTTAGGGAATCCGGCAGTTGACCCGCATGGCGACCCGATTCCCACAGCGGATCTGGACGTTTCACCGCCACAATCCGGTGAAACACTCGCTGATCAGCAGGTTGGCGAAAAGGTTCGAATCGAACGGGTGCCAGACCATGACCCAGATCTACTCCGGTACCTGTCTGAACACGGGATTACCCCAACAACGGTAGTCGAAATTGTTGAGACCACCTCATTTGGGATGGTGACGCTTGATCCTGATGGCACTGACGAACGAGTTGCACTTCCTGAGGAAGTTGCCCGAATTATAACCACTCAAACGCTCACTGGAGCTTCAAACTAA
- a CDS encoding multicopper oxidase domain-containing protein has translation MPSIDYNSAADITKRLEERLVESLTGETSVSRRTVLGGLGVAGSAAVGLGSSRASATPDHDNGDEHGNFGAVGEYRDLNFDPHEFLTAFNTGESGQDNVPQQVYEEDGRTVREFEFTAVDTTIAIAPGVEFSAWAYNGQVPGPTIRAVEGDLIRVKFTNLGRHAHTIHPHLKNLNPRMDGIPQNGPGVLDTGESFTYEWIAQPAGTHFYHCHSLPLKEHIHRGLYGTIIVDPDPERVRESPREYVNYPGPITDDFREQLVAEAKSRNHEYAENDAVNEMVMVMNSFDTNFDGGNEVYAANTRAFGYGVGATDGNGNWTAGETKRPIQIDKNERQRVYLSNATEFDLINSFHTHSQFFDYYDHGTTLTPTNKTVDTIMQCQAQRGILEIDYSDHEPGLYMFHAHQSEFAELGWMSFFEVV, from the coding sequence ATGCCATCGATAGATTACAATAGCGCAGCAGACATCACAAAACGGCTTGAGGAGCGATTGGTCGAATCACTCACTGGTGAAACGAGTGTCAGTCGCCGCACGGTCCTCGGCGGGCTCGGTGTCGCTGGGAGTGCAGCTGTCGGACTCGGGAGCTCCCGGGCAAGTGCCACCCCCGATCACGACAATGGGGATGAACACGGTAACTTCGGAGCGGTGGGCGAATATCGTGATTTGAACTTCGACCCGCACGAGTTCCTCACTGCGTTCAATACCGGAGAGAGCGGACAGGATAACGTTCCCCAACAGGTCTACGAAGAGGACGGCCGAACCGTACGGGAATTCGAATTCACTGCCGTCGACACGACGATAGCAATCGCGCCGGGCGTCGAGTTCTCGGCATGGGCGTACAACGGCCAGGTGCCGGGGCCGACGATTCGCGCCGTCGAGGGCGACCTGATCCGCGTGAAGTTCACGAATTTGGGACGACACGCGCACACGATTCACCCACACCTGAAGAACCTCAACCCGCGAATGGATGGGATCCCACAAAATGGGCCTGGCGTTCTCGATACGGGTGAGTCATTCACGTACGAGTGGATCGCACAGCCCGCCGGTACGCACTTCTATCACTGCCACTCGCTCCCCCTGAAAGAGCACATCCACCGCGGACTCTACGGCACGATCATCGTTGATCCGGACCCTGAACGCGTTAGGGAGAGCCCACGCGAGTACGTCAACTACCCGGGCCCGATTACTGATGATTTCCGAGAGCAACTCGTCGCTGAGGCGAAGAGTCGTAACCACGAGTACGCCGAAAACGACGCCGTCAACGAGATGGTGATGGTGATGAACTCGTTCGATACCAACTTCGACGGCGGAAACGAGGTTTACGCAGCGAACACGCGGGCGTTCGGATACGGCGTCGGTGCTACCGATGGCAACGGCAACTGGACGGCGGGCGAGACCAAACGCCCCATCCAGATCGACAAGAACGAACGCCAGCGAGTGTACCTCTCTAATGCGACGGAGTTCGATCTCATCAATTCGTTCCACACACACTCGCAGTTCTTCGACTACTACGACCATGGGACGACCCTGACGCCGACGAACAAGACTGTGGACACGATTATGCAGTGTCAGGCCCAGCGCGGTATTCTCGAGATCGACTACTCGGATCACGAGCCCGGGCTGTACATGTTCCACGCCCACCAGTCTGAGTTCGCCGAACTCGGCTGGATGAGCTTCTTCGAGGTGGTCTAA
- a CDS encoding ZIP family metal transporter, producing the protein MTDKTRNSTTDGGVPAEEEITRPLGLPRWVSALLPIVLLVLVLGVFAFTSPLAGVQSGEPLPDVTITHTTLPSDETVVLHVTNNGPESVTISQVLVDEAYWDFRVEGAGGDQTLAPMESAQIVIPYHWNPGWDLDVTLVLSDGATFDNTIVAPSQSPGFSLSLLGTLAVIGLFVGVIPVALGMLWFPYIKTMSDRWLHAVLLFAAGVLGFLAFDAGFEAFELAERVPGAYEGNLLIVFGIFGALLLVQAISAWREGRVAAGDKQASSGLWIAYLVAVGIGLHNLAEGLAIGSSFALGRVSLGAFLVIGFMLHNVTEGPAVVAPVARGERPALKHFAALGVIAGAPVILGGWIGSLAYSPTIGAFFLAIGVGAILQVDWEIARMVRDAGGRVASATNLLAFLLGLGIMYVTDLFVAL; encoded by the coding sequence ATGACGGACAAGACACGGAATTCGACAACGGACGGTGGTGTTCCAGCCGAGGAAGAAATTACACGACCGCTTGGCCTTCCGAGATGGGTCAGCGCGTTACTCCCAATCGTGTTGCTCGTGCTCGTCTTAGGCGTGTTCGCGTTCACGTCCCCGCTCGCCGGAGTACAGAGCGGCGAACCACTTCCCGACGTGACGATCACGCACACGACGCTTCCGAGCGACGAAACGGTCGTCCTGCACGTGACGAACAACGGGCCCGAATCTGTGACGATATCACAGGTTCTCGTCGATGAGGCCTACTGGGATTTCCGAGTCGAAGGAGCCGGTGGTGACCAAACACTCGCCCCGATGGAAAGCGCACAGATCGTGATTCCGTATCACTGGAATCCAGGGTGGGATCTCGACGTCACTCTCGTGCTCTCCGACGGAGCGACATTCGATAACACGATCGTCGCGCCGAGCCAGTCCCCCGGGTTTAGCCTCAGTCTGCTTGGGACGCTCGCAGTCATCGGACTGTTCGTCGGCGTGATCCCGGTCGCCTTAGGGATGCTCTGGTTCCCCTACATCAAGACGATGAGCGATCGGTGGCTACACGCCGTGCTCTTGTTCGCGGCTGGCGTACTGGGCTTTTTGGCGTTCGACGCCGGGTTCGAGGCGTTCGAACTCGCCGAACGAGTTCCGGGTGCGTATGAGGGCAACCTCTTGATCGTCTTCGGAATATTCGGCGCACTCCTCTTGGTACAGGCGATCAGTGCGTGGCGTGAGGGGCGTGTCGCCGCTGGTGATAAACAGGCGAGTAGCGGTCTCTGGATCGCCTATCTAGTCGCTGTCGGGATCGGTCTACACAACCTTGCGGAGGGGTTGGCAATCGGGAGTTCGTTCGCACTCGGGCGTGTGTCGCTCGGCGCATTCCTCGTAATCGGGTTCATGCTCCACAACGTGACGGAGGGTCCGGCTGTCGTCGCGCCAGTCGCCCGAGGAGAACGTCCGGCTCTCAAGCACTTCGCCGCGCTCGGCGTAATCGCCGGCGCACCAGTCATCCTCGGTGGCTGGATTGGTAGTCTCGCATACTCGCCGACGATCGGTGCCTTCTTCCTCGCGATCGGGGTTGGTGCAATCCTACAGGTTGACTGGGAGATCGCGCGAATGGTTCGCGACGCCGGCGGTCGGGTGGCGAGTGCGACGAACCTACTCGCATTTCTGCTCGGTCTCGGCATAATGTACGTGACCGACCTCTTCGTGGCGCTCTAA
- a CDS encoding cupredoxin domain-containing protein, with protein sequence MSGQTSSGQTVTMPDNLTFEPKTATVETGETVTWTNESEIKHTVTAYEDEIPDEAAYFASGGFESERAARNRVTEGLIAPGENYEHTFEEPGTYGYFCIPHEGSGMVGTVRVK encoded by the coding sequence TTGAGTGGGCAGACGTCGTCAGGCCAGACCGTCACGATGCCCGACAACCTCACGTTCGAGCCGAAGACTGCGACGGTAGAAACGGGGGAGACGGTAACGTGGACGAACGAGAGCGAAATCAAGCACACAGTCACAGCATATGAAGACGAGATTCCGGACGAGGCCGCGTACTTCGCAAGTGGTGGCTTTGAATCAGAGCGGGCTGCGAGGAATCGGGTCACCGAGGGGCTCATCGCTCCGGGTGAGAATTACGAGCACACGTTCGAGGAACCAGGCACGTACGGGTACTTTTGTATCCCACACGAGGGGTCCGGAATGGTCGGGACGGTTCGGGTAAAGTAA
- a CDS encoding winged helix-turn-helix transcriptional regulator, which yields MTHQRDRIHEYIAIHPGEHFNALTRRLDLAPGQVQYHLRELQNQGRVVELPLYGRTHYYTPEYDAWERGAIAVIRRETARDILFCVLEQGPSRPNAVTESLGIARGTLEWHLNHLTEQNLIEKHRDANNHVTLVAAEPIETARLLEEITPSLSDRMIDRFTRLVDNLLAEGS from the coding sequence ATGACACACCAACGTGACCGGATTCACGAGTATATTGCCATCCATCCTGGAGAACACTTCAACGCACTCACGCGGAGACTCGACCTTGCACCGGGACAGGTACAGTACCATCTCAGGGAACTCCAGAATCAAGGGAGAGTGGTGGAACTGCCTCTCTATGGCCGGACCCACTATTACACACCTGAATATGATGCGTGGGAGCGGGGAGCAATCGCTGTCATTCGCCGGGAAACAGCACGCGATATTTTATTCTGTGTTCTCGAACAGGGGCCATCCAGACCGAACGCTGTCACAGAGTCACTCGGGATTGCTCGGGGAACCCTCGAATGGCACTTGAATCATTTGACGGAGCAGAATCTCATCGAGAAACACCGAGATGCCAATAATCACGTGACGCTGGTCGCAGCCGAGCCGATTGAGACCGCTCGTCTCCTCGAAGAGATTACACCCTCGCTGTCCGATCGGATGATCGACCGATTCACCCGCCTCGTCGATAATCTACTAGCGGAGGGATCGTGA
- a CDS encoding DUF7471 family protein, giving the protein MAGFIPLHSGFIDPWSLPLLAVLTIAAAGTAVLLGLAIGAFVQRQSRPYLLVVVALAALFGRSAVAGITIVGLFSHAEHHLLEHGLDVILVALVIAAVYHSRTTSNETNLDT; this is encoded by the coding sequence ATGGCGGGATTTATCCCACTTCATAGTGGGTTCATCGATCCGTGGTCCCTTCCGTTGCTCGCGGTGCTCACCATCGCGGCTGCCGGTACAGCGGTGCTTCTGGGACTAGCGATCGGCGCGTTCGTTCAGCGCCAATCTCGTCCATATCTGTTAGTTGTCGTTGCGCTAGCTGCCCTTTTTGGACGCTCTGCAGTTGCGGGGATCACCATCGTCGGCCTGTTTTCACACGCCGAACATCACCTACTCGAACACGGACTTGATGTTATTCTTGTTGCGCTCGTTATTGCTGCGGTCTATCACTCTCGAACCACTTCGAACGAGACCAATTTGGACACATGA
- a CDS encoding methyltransferase family protein → MYSFSDRALLTAVVADVTLIFGYAISAVHPDRRVWPIGDSSWRWWFNWSALSVVFAGFPVLAALDRDSFIFTERWSKLAGSGIAALGMGFALSALFELGWMESSGREGELRTDGIYQYTRNPQSVGFITFIVGAIIAVNSRKLAVHGVLTILVYALFPFAEEPWLREQYGQEYDEYRERTPRFIGWNLVKKLFTR, encoded by the coding sequence ATGTACTCGTTCTCAGATCGCGCGCTGCTGACGGCAGTCGTCGCGGATGTCACGCTGATTTTCGGGTACGCCATCAGTGCGGTTCATCCTGACCGTCGAGTGTGGCCCATCGGCGACAGCTCGTGGCGGTGGTGGTTCAATTGGTCAGCGCTCTCCGTCGTGTTCGCTGGGTTTCCCGTGCTGGCCGCGCTTGATCGGGATTCATTCATTTTCACCGAACGCTGGAGCAAACTCGCAGGTAGCGGTATCGCCGCACTCGGTATGGGATTTGCCCTCTCAGCACTCTTTGAACTCGGGTGGATGGAAAGCAGTGGAAGAGAAGGGGAGCTTCGGACGGACGGTATCTACCAGTACACGCGCAACCCACAGAGCGTAGGATTCATTACGTTCATCGTCGGCGCGATCATCGCAGTGAACTCCAGGAAACTGGCTGTACACGGCGTCTTGACCATCCTTGTGTACGCACTGTTCCCGTTTGCCGAAGAACCGTGGCTGCGAGAGCAGTATGGCCAGGAATACGATGAATACCGCGAGCGGACCCCCCGATTTATCGGGTGGAACTTGGTGAAGAAGCTCTTCACCAGATAG
- a CDS encoding DUF7405 family protein: MSDERGIPRREFLKSAIAIGGTAAFSACLGREEVDVPTGPDDLSSYPQRQHAWNEVLPRDDHGNIIAPSHRVLLYLNYRRDGQPNEDDRDQVETALRGIEHAYERSGDGLLLTVSYSPAYFYRFDDSLPDDVDLPDPEALAPFEEPEFDTPDAVVHLASNTAQVVLGAEEALKGNKSTLNGVDQPDAALTDVFSLADRRTGFIGDGLPAENADDAEGVPADKVPEDAPLFMGFKSGFKSGFKKNQASEDRVTIQSGPFAGGTTQHISKLQLNLNQWYNQDDRWQREAKMFCPYHAENDVIEGAGDNLGTSSKIDDCQPTDETAREMGVVGHSQKSARARDDDDSPLILRRDFDSTDGGAASLHFLALQRRITDFDDTREAMNGTDVTEQSAVGQRNNNGILQYIRTERRGNFLVPPRSLRALPPGQPAGDAQEVTHESS, encoded by the coding sequence ATGAGTGATGAGAGAGGTATCCCTCGCCGAGAATTCCTCAAGTCGGCCATCGCTATCGGAGGAACAGCGGCATTTAGTGCCTGTCTAGGCCGTGAAGAAGTCGATGTCCCGACGGGCCCGGACGATCTCTCGTCGTATCCACAACGTCAACACGCTTGGAATGAGGTCCTCCCACGGGACGACCATGGGAACATCATCGCTCCGAGCCATCGTGTGCTTCTCTATTTGAATTACCGACGAGACGGGCAACCGAACGAAGACGACCGCGACCAAGTTGAAACAGCTCTCCGTGGCATCGAACACGCCTACGAGCGAAGCGGGGACGGGTTATTGCTCACGGTGAGTTATTCTCCGGCATACTTTTACCGATTCGACGACTCGCTTCCCGACGACGTTGACCTCCCCGATCCGGAAGCACTTGCTCCGTTTGAGGAACCCGAGTTCGATACGCCCGATGCGGTCGTCCATCTCGCAAGTAACACGGCACAGGTGGTGCTCGGTGCCGAAGAAGCCCTCAAAGGGAACAAATCGACCCTCAACGGTGTCGATCAGCCTGACGCTGCACTGACCGATGTCTTCTCACTCGCCGACCGGCGAACTGGATTTATCGGGGATGGACTCCCGGCGGAGAATGCAGACGATGCGGAGGGTGTTCCGGCCGACAAAGTCCCGGAGGACGCACCCCTGTTTATGGGATTCAAATCGGGATTCAAATCGGGATTCAAAAAGAACCAGGCCAGTGAAGACCGTGTCACGATCCAGTCGGGGCCGTTCGCCGGTGGCACGACTCAGCACATCTCCAAGCTCCAGCTCAACCTCAACCAGTGGTACAATCAGGACGATCGTTGGCAGCGTGAGGCGAAGATGTTCTGTCCGTACCACGCCGAGAACGACGTCATCGAGGGGGCTGGAGACAATCTCGGGACCAGCAGCAAAATCGACGACTGTCAGCCGACGGATGAAACGGCCCGCGAGATGGGCGTCGTCGGCCACTCTCAAAAATCCGCCCGCGCTCGCGACGACGATGACTCACCGCTCATCCTTCGGCGTGACTTCGATTCTACCGACGGTGGAGCCGCTAGTCTCCACTTTTTAGCGCTCCAGCGACGGATCACCGACTTCGACGACACGAGAGAAGCGATGAACGGAACTGATGTTACCGAGCAGTCGGCCGTCGGTCAGCGAAACAACAACGGCATCCTGCAGTACATCCGTACGGAGCGTCGCGGTAATTTCCTCGTCCCCCCGCGATCGTTGCGCGCGCTGCCGCCTGGACAGCCGGCTGGGGACGCACAGGAGGTGACGCATGAATCGTCGTGA